In the Budorcas taxicolor isolate Tak-1 chromosome 1, Takin1.1, whole genome shotgun sequence genome, agagagaggaagCAGTGGGTAGTTGCCATGCACTCTTGTAGCCTGACCTCCTCTGGCTAGAGGGTAGCTCTTCTCTTGGTTTAGACACCGAGACAGTGCCACCTCCACATTACTGCCCAGGAGCTGTGGTGGTAAgaaggggagaaaaggaagggacTTGTAGGAACTTTATTTCTATTCCTTGGACCAGAGATATTCTCTGGAGCCCTTTCTGTCCACATTGGGCACACTTCTAGGTTTCAAGTTGGGAAATTCTGGAAGAAAAAACATGCAACCTTGAATCTGACCTGCTTCATCTGCCTGATTCTTTTCAGTTCTGTGAGATCTGCATTCTGCCTCTGTCTAGGATTCACAGCTGTGGTCATGGGGAGACCAGTGGAGGGTGCTCACTCCATCCTCCCAGGACAGTCCCATTAAAGAGCAGTCCTCCTGCCCCCTTGCTTGCTTCTCTATGGACCTCTTAACTGTCCACCATGGTACACACATCACATGTTGCTGTCCATGTCCCATCACTGGGATGGagacccgcccccaccccaccctggcagGCAGAGCCTTGCTTGCCCAGTGCTTGAACAGCCCTGGCACACCAGACATGCCCAGCAAATACTTTTTGAATGAGAGACAGGTTGAAGTGTGCCACGACTGAGAAGCTGTGTGTCTTCTCAATCTTAAAACTTCCTTTGAGGTCCCCTGTTTTCTCAACAGCCCTCAGACAGACAGAAAGGCATGTCCCATCTCTTCCTTTGATTGGCAGTAAGCCCACTGGCTCCTCAGTCTAGCACCTCCTCACCAGGCCATCTGCACCCAACCCAGGCTAAGCAGCCTCATTCACACCTAACCCAAAGTCACCGCCTCTACCAGGGCTGTTGGCTTCCAATCCTGCCTCCACAGCTGCAACTGACTTTACAGTCATGCTTCAGACTCTCCAGTGATTCTCACTCATTAGGACACATGACCCAGGCCCTCCATGCCTCTTTACCACACACTTGTTTGCTGTTCTATAAAAATTGATTCTTTGCTGGTGCAGCTGCAACTTGGCATCTtaaccctgcccctctgcttggTTTCTTCACTGCCAAGACCCCAGTGGCCCTTGTCCCCCCAAAACTGAATGTAGAAGTCCTGGGCCTGTACCCAACTCTACTGCCCCCAAGTGTCAACCTCAGCTGACCTCTGCATGCTTCTAAGTTGAGCACAGACCTAACATGCAGTACCTCTGATTCTGGGACCCCTTATGAGtcctggatttctttttctttttaaaggtactTTCAACTGAGAATAAGCCTGTCTTACATGAAGGCAAGTAGGGTGGGAGAGTGTGGCAGATGTGGGTAAGAACTTGACaaaaggatgtgagagctgaaaaCCTTCTGCCCCTCTCTGGCCCAAGCAGCCAGACCCGCAGCTCTCATTTGTCCTGAAAACCCACCTCAGCCCTTGCCCCACACTGCTGCCACTTCCCATAGGGCCAGACCTCTCCCTTCAGGGCTGCAGCCCTCACCCAGTCCCTCTTTCTGTTCACagcaccctttccttctcccctgtCCTTTGACGGGATTAGTGGAGATATCAGAGTCCCTCCCAGCCTGGCTGTCAGCCAGAGGCTTCCATACGACCCATCCTGTGAGTAGGCAAGGCACAGAGTCTGCCAGGGCAAGAGGGACCTGAGGAGGGAGGTCAGGAATGCCACAAAAGGTCCCCTGCCAGTATACAGACCCCATTCATAGGTTAACAGAGCAGAGCCAAGGGGGAGCCTTGTGGCAGCTCACATGTATCCACGTATGTGAGCACACATGCAACAGAGATGTGAGTGCAAGGCACACATGTACATGTAgtatatgcatgcacacacacacgtgctcacAGGCACGCACATGTGGATGGGCAAAGACTTGTGCATACTCTCACCCTTTGGTTCCTTTGACAGCATACTAGTATCCTTACTGAAATGCAGGCTTGTGCCCCAATTGTGTTGAGTGATTCGAAGAAAGCAGTTAGGATTTTACGTGCCTCTGCCTAGGAGTGACACGTTCCCGAGAGCAGAGAGCAAACAGGTTGACAAGGCTGGGAGCCCCAAACTCTGGGGGTCTTTCCCCAGAGTCCCTCTGTTTCTGCTAGCTCTCATATTTCAGGTTTGTCAGAGGCTCTGGCTTCTGTTCTTCACACCCAGCCATGCTCAGCAGCCCCACCCAGCCTGGGCTGTGGGCAGTGGGGACTGGTGAGGCTATTTTAAGTCCAGTTCTTGGCTTGCCTTACACCTAACTGCTACTGGCCACCTGCCGCCGCCTGTCAGGCCTGGAATGCTGATTGGCAGttgggtggggcgggggctgggggcagacTGTTATAAAGCTGGGGCACCCTGGAGTCACCTGCCCCTGTCTACAGGCCCCCAGTCCCCACCTCTACCACTATGTCTACCCACCGCCTTGTGATGGTTCGGCACGGTGAGAGCACCTGGAACCAGGAGAACCGCTTCTGTGGTTGGTTCGATGCAGAGCTGAGCGAGAAGGGGGCTGAGGAGGCCAAGAGGGGGGCCCAGGCCATCAAGGACGCAAAGATGGAATTTGACATCTGCTACACATCAGTGCTGAAGCGGGCCATACGCACCCTCTGGACCATCCTGGATGGGACGGACCAGATGTGGCTGCCCGTGGTGCGTACCTGGCGCCTCAACGAGCGGCACTATGGGGGTCTCACTGGCCTCAACAAGGCAGAGACGGCTGCTAAACACGGGGAGGAGCAGGTGAAGATCTGGAGGCGCTCCTTTGACATCCCACCACCCCCCATGGATGAGAAGCACCCCTACTACAAGTCCATCAGCAAGGTGAGGTGCTGGGATGTGGGAGGGCAAAGGGAAGGCCTGAGGACCAGGGCTTCAGGGATGGAAGCCGGGTTGAGGCGGGGGTGCCCACCTGGGGAGTGAACAACATGGATGCCCCCAGGAGCGTCGGTATGCAGGCCTGAAAGCCGGGGAACTGCCCACGTGTGAGAGCCTCAAGGACACCATTGCACGGGCCCTGCCCTTCTGGAATGATGAGATCGTCCCTCAGATCAAGGCTGGCAAGAGAGTGCTCATTGCAGCCCATGGGAACAGCCTACGGGGAATCGTCAAGCATCTGGAAGGTGAGGCCCATCCTCACATGCGGAATGGGCAGAGGCGGGTGGGATGACACGTTCCCATGAACCAATCAGCCCCCAACTGCTCTTTTCATAGAAGGGACAGTCGCTTCATTGAGGTAGCTTTGTAGACATCATCATCAAGGTAGGGTTTTTTAATTGTGAACTCCAGTTCACAGCCAGGAGGGTTGAGAAAacttctctgttaaaaaaaaaaaattctctgtgtACTGGGACACCATGTAACATGAATCTCCTTCTGAAGATTCTGGGTGAAAATGTCTGCCACCAGACTCAGGGCCCAGACCCTGTACAGGGGTGCACTGCTGGCCTGGGTTCCCGAACTCCAGCCCTAGATGAGAAGGGGGTAAGGCCCAGGGGCTGGCATCCTGCTGAAGGACACCGACTCCTGAAAAGACAGGGCCATCTGGTTCTAAATCCCAGTTTGCTGAGTGAACTTGGTCAAGTCATATTACTGGTAACCAAGGGCAAGGTCCTGCCCACACCCTGGCTCACACCCACTCCAAGCAAAGATTAGTCAAAAGAAGGGAACAGGGTGTAGAGAACACTAGAGACCTTAGGTTTGTAACTTGGCTTTCATTAAAAGAGAACACCACCTTCCAGCATGACAGGCTCCTTCATGGACACCCCAACTGCCTTTCTGATGCTGAGTCCACACAGGTGCCTCACATTTGGTTGAGCCTAGTGGATGGAAAGACCACCTGCCCTCCCTCCTGGGACTTCCTGCAGCCTGGTCTAGGAGAAATGAATGCACTGAGGCAAAGCTGACTGGGGTCTTGCACTGACCAGAGCTTAACAGAGTGGGGTGACAGGAATACTAAAGGTCGAGCTGCTATTCCAGGCCACGGACTGGAGGCCAGCAGGCTTGGGTTTCCTCGGAAATCTCTCCTTTACACCTGGCAGGACCTCCCATCTGCCGTGGCCATAAGCAGCCCTTTTCGCTGTCCCTCCCCCTTCTCAGCACACCGGTGCTCCTTTTCTTAGAATGTCCATAAACTGCAACTCTCTAGAAACCAAATGGTTAATGTTTTCCCTGATCCCAAACATCCAGAGTCTGGCCAGAGTTCATGCTGGGCCAAGGGGGCTGATGGCATTGCCCCAGATCAAGACAGCTTGGGGTGGAGTGAGGTCCCTGGTTCACCACAGCTATTTCTGTAGGCTGCTGTCTCAGTGCTGCCTTGACCTTCTCCGGGCATACTCCTGTGGCCTTGCTGTCAGGGGTGGGAGGATTGCTGCCTGGCTGACAGCACTGTGGCCCATAAAGGTCACCAAACCTGCTAAATGCACGAGCAGGTGGCTAGCTGGTTGACAGGCTGGGAGGGGCTAAGGACCCTATTCCTCTGGTCTAGGGATGTCAGACCAGGCCATCATGGAGCTGAACCTGCCCACGGGGATCCCCATTGTGTACGAGCTGGACCAGGCGCTGAAGCCCACCAAGCCCATGCGCTTCCTGGGGGACGAGGAGACTGTGCGCAAGGCCATGGAAGCTGTGGCTGCCCAGGGAAAGGCTAAGTGAAGGGCGGGTGCTGGCAATAAAGGTACCTCCTTCAACAGTGTCGAGTTCAGCATGGCCCCAGACGTCCGGCAGGTGGCTTGGCTGAAGCCCACCCCCTACCTCAGCACTCATTCAGGGCTAGTTCCACAGGTCTGCAGCCTGGGATGCCACAAGCACAGCCCCAGGCCTGTGCTGTCTGCCCAACCCATCCCCATCGGTGGTGGCCAAGAGACTCCCTATCCCTGGCTATCAAGTGGCTCCTGACAACTCACCATGTAATCCCTGAAGCTGGAGAGCCACTTGGTAGCCTTGCTCTAAATTAAGAGTGCCCGAGGTCACCTAAGGGGTATTCAAATGATGCAGCCCGCCCCGTGGTGAGCCAGCACTGCAGCCGGGACACCACTTTCTTCACACTGGTTGTCCTCTActgtctttgcagccccagggtgGGAAGGGCAAGATGGTACCCTGGGCCCTGCCCTATGTGTGTCCCCTTGTCCAGGTAAGCCCACAGGTGGCGTTAAAGCTGGCAATACATGATTCATGGAGCTCCCATGGCTGGGTTGAGCCTTGGAGTTTGTCCTGGGAAATCGGGACATGGTGGGACCTGCCTGCAGCTCAGCCTAAGTAGACAGGAAGTGCCATCTGCAGCCAGGCAGGTGAGGAGCACTGGGATTGGCCATCAGCCCCATTATGTGGGGCTGGCAAGCCTCCTCAGCACATCCTTTGCCCCACGCTGCTTCTGTCCGGCACTAGCAAGAGGAGCTGTAATTCCCCAGACACGGTGGTGCAGGTGCCTCGCTCCATGCACACAGGGACATGGGCTGTCCTGGGTGAGGGGAAGTTCCCTATGGCAGGGATCAGAGTGGTCCTCGGCCCCTCCCAGAGAACTGAAATGCAAGAGGCTGACTTCAGTCACATGTAGATCTTTATGCCTCTTCCAAGTGGCTAATGGTCGGTCAGAGGTCAGAGGGTGTACACGTGAGGGCTACAATAGGTTGGATCAGAGCTAGCGCCTGTGTGGGGCAGGTGTTACTCCAAAAGCAGACGTGGGTGGGCTGGGGCAGAAATAAGGAAAGAGAGCAGGAACAGGCCACCATGGTTACTTTTCCTGAACCTCTCAGGCACACTGGCGCCAGGAGACAAGACTGAGCCACATGGAAGGAAATGCAGTGTCTCTTGATCTTTTCATCTCCTCCTTCACATATTCAGATGGGGGCTTGGTTGTCCAGTCTCCACTGcccacagcccaggcagagggacaaAGAAATGGGGAGGACAGAGTAGGATCCAGAAAGACTGGTCAAAATTATCATGACCCACTCTGACTTTGGTCATAAACTAAGTTCACTGTTCCCAATTATCACTGACATTCTAGTTATAGACATCATCCCTTGGAGCCAAGAGGaataggaaaaaaaggcaaatccAAGAGGCCTCAAGGTGCCCCTGCTCAGACCCCTCCCCGCACCCCCGCCACCTGGCAGTGCCATACTCTGGGGCAGAGGTTACTGAGGACTGGCTCTGGGCAGCCCTGGCTCAGTGTCTTCTGTGGGGGGTTAAGGGCCAGGCTGGTTGGGTCGAGTTTGGGAAGCTCTGGTAGCACGTTTGGAGATCACCAGgttattgctgcatttggggtaaCAGAGGCCAAGCCACCCAAGCCAGAGGGAGCCAGAGGGCTTGTCCTCATCAGTAGACACCATTCCTGGAAAAGTGCCATACACAACCCTCACCCGACCTCTTCCAGCAAGAAGGAAATCACATCTGGGCGGGGAAGGGAAGGACAGCCCTTGGCGTCAGCCAGCAGTCGAGGGTCCTTACT is a window encoding:
- the PGAM2 gene encoding phosphoglycerate mutase 2; the protein is MSTHRLVMVRHGESTWNQENRFCGWFDAELSEKGAEEAKRGAQAIKDAKMEFDICYTSVLKRAIRTLWTILDGTDQMWLPVVRTWRLNERHYGGLTGLNKAETAAKHGEEQVKIWRRSFDIPPPPMDEKHPYYKSISKERRYAGLKAGELPTCESLKDTIARALPFWNDEIVPQIKAGKRVLIAAHGNSLRGIVKHLEGMSDQAIMELNLPTGIPIVYELDQALKPTKPMRFLGDEETVRKAMEAVAAQGKAK